One window from the genome of Candidatus Chlorohelix allophototropha encodes:
- a CDS encoding STAS domain-containing protein gives MEMFSRVSGEVSILELKGRFDAYELKPVQQWFEDKTTQGKPKLVINLTGVHFLDSSALAALVQGMKHSRDKGGDLHLCNLQQPVRIIFELTKINRAIDIFASELEAVKAFDE, from the coding sequence ATGGAAATGTTCAGTAGGGTATCGGGCGAGGTTTCAATTCTTGAATTAAAGGGTCGTTTTGATGCGTATGAGTTGAAACCGGTTCAGCAATGGTTTGAAGATAAAACAACTCAAGGCAAACCAAAGCTGGTAATAAATCTCACAGGGGTACATTTCCTTGACTCCTCTGCGCTTGCTGCGCTGGTACAAGGTATGAAGCACTCTCGCGATAAGGGCGGAGATTTGCACCTCTGCAATTTGCAGCAACCGGTTAGGATTATCTTTGAGCTAACCAAAATCAACCGGGCAATTGATATATTTGCTAGCGAGTTGGAAGCGGTCAAGGCTTTCGATGAATGA